In Cupriavidus taiwanensis, the following are encoded in one genomic region:
- a CDS encoding A24 family peptidase, which produces MQAATALAPFIGPATIGIVLTAAAIDLQRRRIPNWLTFGAWIAALPVMAAMHGLAGGALAWLSGWMVGLVLFLPFYLLRGMAAGDVKLMAAVGAWLGVGMALKIALATFVIGGLWALVQVFATGQGRSTLARVGHMLKASVTPGAGSARPQAGISAGSMPYGVAIAAGTLTMLFAGT; this is translated from the coding sequence ATGCAAGCCGCCACCGCCCTCGCGCCCTTCATCGGCCCTGCCACGATCGGCATCGTGCTCACCGCCGCGGCCATCGACCTGCAGCGGCGGCGCATTCCCAACTGGCTGACCTTCGGCGCCTGGATCGCCGCGCTGCCCGTGATGGCAGCCATGCACGGCCTGGCCGGCGGCGCGCTCGCGTGGCTGTCGGGCTGGATGGTGGGCCTTGTGCTGTTCCTGCCCTTCTACCTGCTGCGCGGCATGGCGGCCGGCGACGTCAAGCTGATGGCCGCCGTGGGCGCCTGGCTGGGCGTCGGCATGGCCCTGAAGATTGCGCTGGCCACCTTCGTGATCGGCGGGCTGTGGGCCCTGGTCCAGGTATTTGCGACCGGACAAGGGCGCTCCACCCTGGCCCGCGTGGGACACATGCTGAAAGCCTCCGTGACGCCCGGCGCCGGCTCCGCGCGGCCCCAGGCCGGGATTTCCGCCGGCTCCATGCCCTACGGCGTGGCGATTGCCGCGGGAACGCTGACCATGCTGTTCGCAGGCACATGA
- a CDS encoding Flp family type IVb pilin: MSKLIARSTGFLRDDHGVTSIEYALLGSLIAMAIFGTVVTLGESVQGMYERIAGKMP; the protein is encoded by the coding sequence ATGTCAAAGCTCATCGCCAGGTCAACCGGCTTTCTGCGCGACGACCACGGTGTCACGTCGATTGAATACGCATTGCTCGGCAGCCTGATCGCCATGGCCATTTTCGGCACCGTGGTGACGCTCGGCGAGAGCGTGCAAGGCATGTACGAGCGGATCGCCGGCAAGATGCCTTAA
- a CDS encoding Flp family type IVb pilin — translation MQNLTTMLKQFIRDEDGVTAIEYGLIAALIAVVIIVSVRLIGTNLNIIFDFIGDTLTNALPA, via the coding sequence ATGCAAAACCTGACCACCATGCTGAAGCAATTCATCCGCGACGAAGACGGCGTGACCGCCATCGAATACGGCCTGATTGCAGCGCTGATTGCCGTCGTGATCATCGTTTCGGTCCGCCTGATCGGCACGAACCTGAACATCATCTTCGACTTCATCGGCGACACCCTCACCAACGCCCTGCCCGCCTGA
- a CDS encoding glycosyltransferase family 2 protein → MSGPYESRLLSLVVPCYNESESIGQFFASVIPVLECIDAIRFEIVLVNDGSTDDTLERLVAHSQRDPRVRVVDLTRNFGKEAALTAGLDEALGDAVIPIDADLQDPPALIPEMVRRWREGAEVVLAQRSSRACDSWLKRVTAGAYYRVHNKLSDQKLPVNVGDFRLMDRTVINALKQLPERHRFMKGLFAWVGYRTVIVPYEREARSAGRSKFSGWRLWNFALEGITSFSTMPLRSWTYIGVAIALGAFGYGAFIVARTLVLGVDVPGYASLLSALLFLGGIQLIGLGVVGEYVGRIYDEAKGRPIYLVRRRYQETGQGRNLASGRRVIRIDRGQVSNGR, encoded by the coding sequence ATGTCGGGTCCATACGAAAGCAGGCTGCTGTCTCTGGTGGTGCCCTGCTACAACGAATCCGAAAGCATCGGCCAGTTCTTCGCCAGCGTCATCCCCGTGCTCGAGTGCATCGACGCGATCCGCTTCGAGATCGTGCTGGTGAACGACGGCAGCACCGACGACACCCTGGAACGGCTGGTCGCCCATTCGCAGCGCGACCCGCGCGTGCGCGTGGTGGACCTGACCCGGAACTTCGGCAAGGAGGCGGCGCTGACGGCCGGGCTCGACGAGGCCCTGGGCGATGCGGTAATCCCCATCGACGCCGACCTGCAGGACCCGCCCGCTTTGATTCCGGAGATGGTCAGGCGCTGGCGCGAGGGCGCAGAGGTGGTGCTGGCGCAACGCAGCAGCCGAGCCTGCGATTCCTGGCTCAAGCGTGTGACGGCAGGGGCTTACTACCGCGTCCACAACAAGCTGTCCGACCAGAAGCTGCCGGTGAACGTCGGCGATTTCCGTCTGATGGACCGGACCGTGATCAACGCGCTCAAGCAATTGCCGGAGCGGCATCGCTTCATGAAGGGCCTGTTCGCCTGGGTCGGCTACCGCACCGTGATCGTGCCGTACGAGCGCGAGGCGCGCAGCGCCGGACGGTCGAAGTTCTCCGGCTGGCGCCTGTGGAATTTCGCGCTGGAGGGTATCACCAGCTTCAGCACCATGCCGCTGCGCAGCTGGACTTACATCGGCGTGGCGATCGCGCTGGGGGCGTTCGGCTACGGCGCGTTCATCGTGGCGCGCACGCTGGTGCTGGGCGTCGATGTGCCGGGCTATGCCTCGCTGCTGTCGGCGCTGCTGTTTCTCGGCGGCATCCAGCTGATCGGGCTGGGCGTGGTCGGCGAATATGTCGGGCGCATCTACGACGAAGCGAAGGGCCGGCCGATCTACCTGGTGCGGCGGCGCTACCAGGAGACCGGGCAAGGCCGGAACCTGGCGTCGGGACGGCGCGTGATCCGGATCGATCGCGGGCAAGTCAGCAACGGCCGCTGA
- a CDS encoding GtrA family protein — MNASGTAAGLRRFTRFLVSGATSTGVHVAITATLVSASGASPVAANCVAFLCATACSYLLNTLWSFSSRLHSRTLWRFAGVSLLGLVLTMGIAWTAQRLGASYWTGLAGVVLTVPVFTYLLHRTWTYRD, encoded by the coding sequence GTGAACGCCAGCGGCACCGCAGCCGGGCTGCGCCGGTTCACGCGCTTCCTGGTTTCCGGCGCGACCTCGACCGGGGTGCATGTCGCCATCACGGCAACGCTGGTGAGCGCGAGCGGGGCCTCGCCCGTAGCGGCCAACTGCGTCGCCTTTCTCTGCGCGACGGCATGCTCGTACCTGCTCAACACTCTGTGGAGCTTTTCGTCGCGCCTGCACAGCCGCACCCTGTGGCGCTTTGCCGGGGTCTCGCTGCTGGGGCTGGTGCTGACCATGGGTATCGCGTGGACGGCGCAGCGGCTCGGGGCCAGCTACTGGACCGGGCTGGCTGGCGTGGTGCTGACCGTGCCGGTGTTCACCTACCTGCTCCACCGCACCTGGACCTACCGCGATTGA
- a CDS encoding class I SAM-dependent methyltransferase: protein MSPDAYLEMADTEASHWWFRGRREIVATILCGLALPRHAAILEIGAGTGGNLAMLSQFGKVSAVEMDGTALRLAREKTADAYDLRHGKCPDQMPFAERSFDLVCLLDCLEHIADDAGSLDCAARLLKAGGAVFITVPAYQWLWSAHDVFLHHQRRYSKGSLHALASRCGLRVERMSYFNTMLFPLAVAARIGDRLRGSRHASGAAVPPAPVNGALHRVFRTERHWLAHGSLPFGISLMAVLRAS from the coding sequence ATGTCCCCTGACGCCTACCTCGAAATGGCCGACACCGAGGCCAGCCACTGGTGGTTCCGTGGCCGGCGCGAGATCGTCGCCACCATCCTCTGCGGCCTGGCCTTGCCGCGCCATGCGGCTATCCTCGAGATCGGCGCGGGCACCGGCGGCAACCTGGCGATGCTGTCGCAGTTCGGCAAGGTCAGCGCGGTGGAAATGGACGGCACCGCGCTGCGCCTGGCTCGCGAGAAAACCGCTGACGCCTATGACCTTCGCCACGGCAAGTGCCCCGACCAGATGCCGTTCGCCGAGCGCAGCTTCGACCTGGTCTGCCTGCTCGACTGCCTCGAGCACATCGCCGACGATGCCGGCTCGCTCGACTGCGCCGCCAGGCTGCTGAAGGCGGGCGGCGCGGTCTTCATCACCGTGCCCGCGTACCAGTGGCTGTGGAGCGCGCACGACGTGTTCCTGCATCACCAGCGCCGCTACAGCAAGGGTTCGCTGCACGCACTGGCCAGCCGCTGCGGCCTGCGCGTGGAACGGATGTCGTACTTCAATACGATGCTGTTCCCGCTCGCAGTCGCCGCGCGCATCGGCGACCGCTTGCGCGGCAGCCGCCACGCAAGCGGCGCCGCCGTCCCGCCCGCACCGGTCAACGGCGCGCTGCACCGCGTGTTCCGCACCGAGCGCCACTGGCTTGCGCACGGCTCGCTGCCGTTCGGCATTTCGCTGATGGCAGTGCTGCGCGCATCGTGA
- a CDS encoding sigma-54 dependent transcriptional regulator — protein sequence MSAYANRPLLYLSQHHDASLCRLFAQRGWKISFASNLQDLHALPPGNQPLAALLDLQGGFGDAELEAFEPWLAQRHIGWIGIVAGEHALSESARRLLGLYFVDYHTAPLEHPRLAEALGHALGMARLRPGAQHEPARTGRPDGMIGSCPAMQSLFRGIEKVSRWDTPVLISGESGTGKELAAQAIHRASVRASRPFIAVNCAAIPPTLLMSELFGYERGAFTGATKRKPGRIEMAQGGTLFLDEIGDMPIESQTSLLRFLETGRIERLGGTESVEVDVRIISATHVDLEAAIAAERFRGDLYHRLCVLRVRQPPLRERGSDILLIAEHVLETVRKQSPARIRGFSPMALRAIQLHTWPGNVRELINRIRHAAAMCEDGVIQPEDLELAAPADERPLTLAAIREAAEQNAIVEALQRHHERLIDVAAELGISRVTLFRLMRDYKLQVKKGDLGLICVQG from the coding sequence ATGAGCGCGTACGCCAACCGCCCGCTGCTGTACCTGTCGCAGCACCACGACGCCTCGCTGTGCCGGCTGTTCGCCCAGCGTGGCTGGAAAATCAGTTTCGCATCGAACCTGCAGGACCTGCACGCGCTGCCTCCAGGCAACCAGCCGCTGGCCGCGCTGCTGGACCTGCAAGGCGGTTTCGGCGATGCCGAACTGGAGGCGTTCGAGCCGTGGCTGGCGCAGCGGCACATCGGCTGGATCGGCATCGTCGCCGGCGAGCATGCGCTGAGCGAAAGCGCGCGCCGGCTGCTCGGCCTGTACTTCGTCGACTACCACACCGCCCCGCTCGAGCACCCGCGCCTGGCCGAGGCCCTGGGGCATGCGCTGGGCATGGCCCGGCTGCGGCCCGGCGCACAGCACGAGCCCGCGCGCACAGGCCGTCCCGATGGCATGATCGGCAGCTGCCCGGCGATGCAATCGCTGTTCCGCGGCATCGAGAAGGTGTCGCGCTGGGATACGCCGGTGCTGATCTCGGGCGAGTCCGGCACCGGCAAGGAACTCGCCGCGCAGGCCATCCACCGCGCCTCGGTGCGGGCGTCGCGCCCGTTCATCGCGGTCAACTGCGCGGCGATCCCGCCCACGCTGCTGATGTCCGAGCTGTTCGGCTATGAGCGCGGCGCGTTCACCGGCGCCACCAAGCGCAAGCCCGGCCGCATCGAGATGGCGCAGGGCGGCACGCTGTTTCTCGATGAAATCGGCGACATGCCGATCGAAAGCCAGACCAGCCTGCTGCGCTTCCTGGAGACCGGTCGCATCGAGCGGCTGGGCGGCACCGAGTCGGTCGAAGTCGATGTGCGCATCATCTCCGCTACCCATGTCGACCTGGAAGCCGCGATCGCCGCCGAGCGCTTCCGCGGCGACCTGTACCACCGGCTGTGCGTGCTGCGCGTGCGCCAGCCCCCGCTGCGCGAGCGCGGCAGCGACATCCTGCTGATCGCCGAACATGTGCTGGAGACCGTGCGCAAGCAGTCGCCGGCGCGCATCCGCGGCTTCTCGCCGATGGCGCTGCGCGCAATCCAGCTGCATACCTGGCCCGGCAACGTGCGCGAGCTGATCAACCGCATCCGCCACGCCGCCGCGATGTGCGAAGACGGCGTGATCCAGCCCGAAGACCTGGAACTGGCCGCGCCCGCGGACGAGCGCCCGCTGACGCTCGCCGCGATCCGCGAGGCCGCCGAACAGAACGCCATCGTCGAAGCGCTGCAGCGCCACCATGAACGGCTGATCGACGTGGCCGCCGAACTGGGGATCTCGCGGGTGACGTTGTTCCGGTTGATGCGGGATTACAAGCTGCAGGTGAAGAAGGGAGACCTGGGGTTGATCTGCGTGCAGGGCTGA
- a CDS encoding LysR substrate-binding domain-containing protein: MAKAPARPAQARAQGRARHPVHLPPLQALRALEAAARHRSFSRAAEELALTHSAISHHVRALETSLGTKLFQRSGSQMVPTSVGARLAEQVRGALDGIESALREAGNSAAPPVIRLQVSVMADLANAWLIRRLPSLHAQVPSLDLHLRLHAEITPPDPYSVDVGIWHQRIDLPGFECHNLIEDHVIAVASPALLARYPGFTLADVPRLPMLRFALRPWRDWLEAAGLPGDEPERGPIFQDAGLMLQSAVAGLGVATARAQLAHDYLASGELVQIGATRIPSSLHYWVTWREGNPREKAIQQFHAWLQEQVRQEGARATTVDAGNAGRFHP, encoded by the coding sequence ATGGCCAAAGCCCCCGCCAGACCCGCCCAAGCTCGCGCCCAAGGTCGCGCCCGACACCCCGTCCACCTGCCGCCGCTGCAAGCGCTGCGCGCACTGGAGGCCGCCGCGCGCCACCGCAGCTTCTCGCGCGCGGCCGAGGAACTGGCGCTGACCCACAGCGCCATCAGCCACCATGTCCGCGCGCTGGAAACCAGCCTCGGCACCAAGCTGTTCCAGCGCAGCGGCAGCCAGATGGTGCCCACCAGCGTGGGCGCGCGGCTGGCCGAACAGGTGCGCGGCGCGCTCGACGGCATCGAAAGCGCGCTGCGCGAGGCCGGCAACAGCGCCGCGCCGCCGGTAATCCGGCTGCAGGTCAGCGTGATGGCCGACCTCGCCAATGCCTGGCTGATCCGGCGCCTGCCCAGCCTGCACGCGCAGGTGCCGTCGCTGGACCTGCACCTGCGCCTGCACGCGGAGATCACGCCGCCGGACCCGTACAGCGTCGATGTCGGCATCTGGCACCAGCGCATCGACCTGCCCGGCTTCGAGTGCCACAACCTGATCGAAGACCATGTGATCGCGGTGGCCAGCCCGGCGCTGCTGGCGCGCTACCCCGGCTTTACGCTGGCCGACGTGCCGCGCCTGCCGATGCTGCGCTTTGCCCTGCGCCCCTGGCGCGACTGGCTGGAAGCCGCCGGCCTGCCCGGCGACGAACCCGAGCGCGGCCCGATCTTCCAGGATGCGGGCCTGATGCTGCAGTCCGCCGTGGCCGGGCTGGGCGTGGCCACGGCGCGCGCGCAGCTGGCGCACGACTACCTGGCCAGCGGCGAGCTGGTGCAGATCGGTGCCACCCGGATCCCGTCGAGCCTGCACTACTGGGTGACCTGGCGCGAAGGCAACCCGCGCGAGAAAGCGATCCAGCAGTTCCATGCCTGGCTGCAGGAACAGGTGCGGCAGGAAGGCGCGCGGGCGACTACCGTCGACGCCGGCAATGCCGGGCGGTTTCATCCGTGA
- a CDS encoding MFS transporter translates to MTTSTSNLSSASSQPSHAQPAAGAAAGARWRVLAVFSLGFLVSYVFRGVNLGFAPHLTRELGLNAGDLGLLTSFYFLGFACAQLPAGILLDRYGPRRTEAAMLLVAVAGSLVFALAPGMAGLAAGRLLIGVGVSVCLGAAIQALSMWFPLSRMPLLNGVVMAIGGLGAVLVGTPLTWLLSFTDWRTISIGLACVSLAMAALLWFGAPDKPRVGKESLREQLRGTRQILGSERFWRVVPLTLLNQGVFLAVQTLWVGAFLRDVSGYDAGTGARLVSVIGFAMMAGCVGSGWAARHLERLGVSLYAFAGIGMTGFIVVQLLLMAQVPLPPVLLWAAYGVFGSSGILTYAVLARSFPDALIGRATTALTLTVFLSTFACQVGVGFVLDLWPATGGHYPKAAHLAAWAGLVALQGLAAVWYAIGGRRARREAAAAR, encoded by the coding sequence ATGACGACTTCGACTTCCAACTTGTCTTCCGCATCCTCGCAGCCCTCGCATGCGCAACCGGCCGCCGGTGCCGCGGCCGGCGCCCGCTGGCGCGTGCTGGCCGTGTTCTCGCTGGGCTTCCTGGTGTCCTATGTGTTCCGCGGCGTCAACCTGGGCTTCGCCCCGCACCTGACGCGCGAACTCGGCCTCAATGCCGGCGACCTGGGCCTGCTCACCAGCTTCTACTTCCTTGGCTTTGCCTGCGCCCAGCTGCCGGCGGGTATCCTGCTGGACCGCTACGGCCCGCGCCGCACCGAGGCGGCGATGCTGCTGGTGGCGGTGGCCGGCTCGCTGGTGTTTGCGCTGGCGCCCGGCATGGCCGGGCTGGCCGCCGGCCGGCTGCTGATCGGGGTCGGCGTGTCGGTATGCCTGGGTGCCGCGATCCAGGCACTGTCGATGTGGTTCCCGCTGTCGCGCATGCCGTTGCTGAACGGCGTGGTGATGGCCATCGGCGGCCTTGGTGCAGTGCTCGTCGGTACGCCGCTGACTTGGCTGCTGTCGTTCACCGACTGGCGCACGATCAGCATCGGCCTCGCTTGCGTGTCGTTGGCGATGGCGGCGCTGCTTTGGTTCGGCGCGCCCGACAAGCCCCGCGTCGGCAAGGAAAGCCTGCGCGAGCAGCTGCGCGGCACGCGCCAGATCCTGGGCAGCGAGCGCTTCTGGCGCGTGGTGCCGCTGACGCTGCTCAACCAGGGCGTATTCCTGGCGGTGCAGACGCTGTGGGTTGGCGCCTTCCTGCGCGATGTGTCCGGCTACGATGCGGGCACCGGCGCGCGGCTGGTGTCGGTGATCGGCTTCGCCATGATGGCCGGCTGCGTCGGCTCGGGCTGGGCCGCGCGCCACCTGGAACGCCTGGGCGTGAGCCTGTATGCCTTTGCCGGCATCGGCATGACCGGCTTTATCGTGGTCCAGCTGCTGCTGATGGCGCAGGTGCCGCTGCCGCCGGTGCTGCTGTGGGCCGCGTACGGTGTGTTCGGCTCCAGCGGCATCCTGACCTATGCGGTGCTGGCGCGGAGCTTTCCGGATGCGCTGATCGGCCGCGCCACCACGGCGCTGACGCTGACCGTGTTCCTGTCGACCTTTGCGTGCCAGGTGGGCGTCGGCTTCGTTCTGGACCTGTGGCCCGCCACCGGCGGCCACTACCCCAAGGCGGCGCACCTGGCGGCATGGGCCGGGCTGGTGGCGCTGCAGGGGCTGGCGGCGGTGTGGTATGCGATCGGCGGGCGGCGCGCGCGCCGCGAGGCGGCGGCCGCCCGCTGA
- a CDS encoding TPM domain-containing protein: MPHLKRALHHIATTAGTTRKLFPPEAQQQLHHAVHAGESSHRGEIRVVIEASLPVGDAWAGVTPRERARFLFGALEVWNTADKTGVLLYINLADHAVELLADRGIDASVGPATWRELCDELAQGLRQDLSVRPVLATVARIHALLATHFPSDGGHNPNELDDRPVFL, encoded by the coding sequence ATGCCGCATCTCAAGCGCGCCCTGCACCATATCGCCACCACCGCCGGCACCACGCGCAAGCTGTTTCCGCCGGAAGCGCAGCAGCAGCTGCACCATGCCGTGCACGCCGGCGAATCCAGCCACCGCGGCGAGATCCGCGTGGTGATCGAAGCCAGCCTGCCGGTAGGCGACGCCTGGGCCGGCGTCACGCCGCGCGAGCGCGCGCGCTTCCTGTTCGGCGCGCTCGAAGTCTGGAACACCGCCGACAAGACCGGCGTGCTGCTCTACATCAACCTGGCCGACCACGCCGTCGAGCTGCTGGCCGACCGCGGCATCGACGCCAGCGTGGGCCCGGCCACCTGGCGCGAGCTGTGCGACGAACTGGCGCAGGGGCTGCGGCAAGACCTGTCGGTGCGGCCGGTGCTGGCCACGGTGGCGCGCATCCATGCGCTGCTGGCCACGCACTTTCCGTCGGATGGCGGGCATAACCCGAACGAGCTGGACGATCGGCCGGTGTTCCTGTAA
- a CDS encoding TPM domain-containing protein, protein MRHPWRWCARHGWLAAVLLWLAALLGSPALAADGFVAVPPLTQRVTDLTNTLTPQQRGALENVLAEYEQQRGSQIFVLMVPTTDPEPIDAYSIRVADAWRAGRQGIDDGVIVLIAKDNPPGLRKMRLEVGRGVQGSLTDAMSKRILQDVMAPHFRQNDFYGGLAAGISAIQATIDKEGLAAPQRKAQQASALDQWLPALLPLAIIVFFFLSAILRRRGPQIVTTRRGRDVIAGGLGGLGGYTIGQDWGRRSGGWGGGWGGGGDSGGFGGGGGFGGGGGGGFDGGGASGNW, encoded by the coding sequence ATGCGCCACCCCTGGCGTTGGTGCGCCCGGCACGGCTGGCTGGCCGCCGTCCTGCTGTGGCTGGCGGCGCTGCTGGGCAGCCCGGCGCTGGCCGCCGACGGCTTCGTCGCGGTGCCGCCGCTGACCCAGCGCGTCACCGACCTGACCAACACGCTGACGCCGCAGCAGCGCGGCGCGCTGGAAAACGTGCTGGCCGAATACGAGCAGCAGCGCGGCAGCCAGATCTTCGTGCTCATGGTGCCCACCACCGATCCGGAACCGATCGACGCCTACAGCATCCGCGTGGCCGACGCCTGGCGCGCCGGGCGCCAGGGCATCGACGACGGCGTGATCGTGCTGATCGCCAAGGACAACCCGCCCGGCCTGCGCAAGATGCGGCTGGAGGTGGGCCGCGGCGTGCAGGGCTCGCTGACCGACGCCATGTCCAAGCGCATCCTGCAGGACGTGATGGCGCCCCACTTCCGCCAGAACGATTTCTACGGCGGGCTGGCGGCCGGCATCTCGGCGATCCAGGCCACCATCGACAAGGAAGGCCTGGCCGCGCCGCAGCGCAAGGCGCAGCAGGCCTCGGCGCTGGACCAGTGGCTGCCGGCGCTGCTGCCGCTGGCGATCATCGTGTTCTTCTTCCTGAGCGCCATCCTGCGCCGGCGCGGGCCGCAGATCGTCACCACCCGGCGCGGCCGCGACGTGATCGCCGGCGGCCTTGGCGGCCTGGGCGGCTACACCATCGGGCAGGACTGGGGCCGGCGCAGCGGCGGCTGGGGCGGCGGCTGGGGCGGCGGCGGTGACAGCGGCGGCTTTGGTGGCGGCGGTGGCTTTGGCGGCGGGGGCGGCGGCGGCTTCGACGGCGGCGGCGCGTCCGGCAACTGGTGA
- a CDS encoding LemA family protein, whose translation MRASSSSSLPTRSPLSVLRWLVLAVMASLLSACGYNDFQAQDEAVKAAWGEVINQYQRRADLIPNLVNTVKGYASHERETLEAVTKARAAATSIQVSPETLNDPEAFKRFQQAQGELSGALSRLLAVSENYPQLKADASFRDLQSQLEGTENRITVARQRYIAAVQQYNVLARSFPTNLTAMIFKYPVKPSFTVENEKAISTPPAVKF comes from the coding sequence ATGCGCGCATCCTCGTCCTCTTCGCTGCCCACCCGCTCGCCGCTGTCCGTGTTGCGCTGGCTGGTGCTGGCGGTCATGGCCAGCCTGCTGTCCGCCTGCGGCTACAACGACTTCCAGGCCCAGGACGAGGCGGTCAAGGCAGCCTGGGGCGAAGTCATCAACCAGTACCAGCGCCGCGCCGACCTGATCCCCAACCTGGTCAACACCGTCAAGGGCTACGCCTCGCACGAGCGCGAGACCCTCGAGGCCGTGACCAAGGCGCGCGCCGCCGCCACCAGCATCCAGGTCTCGCCCGAGACCCTGAACGACCCGGAAGCCTTCAAGCGCTTCCAGCAGGCGCAGGGCGAACTGTCCGGCGCGCTGTCGCGGCTCTTGGCGGTGTCCGAGAACTACCCGCAGCTCAAGGCCGATGCCTCGTTCCGCGACCTGCAATCGCAGCTCGAGGGCACCGAGAACCGCATCACCGTGGCCCGCCAGCGCTATATCGCCGCGGTGCAGCAGTACAACGTGCTGGCGCGCAGCTTCCCGACCAACCTGACGGCGATGATCTTCAAGTACCCGGTCAAGCCCTCGTTCACCGTGGAAAACGAGAAGGCCATCTCCACGCCGCCCGCAGTCAAGTTCTGA
- the hemL gene encoding glutamate-1-semialdehyde 2,1-aminomutase, which yields MSRNQQLFDRAQQTIPGGVNSPVRAFRSVGGTPRFITRAEGAYMWDADGQRYIDYIGSWGPMIVGHAHPEVVRAVQDTAAHSFSFGAPTEAEITMAEEICKLVPSIEQVRLVSSGTEATMSALRLARGFTGRDLIIKFEGCYHGHADSLLVKAGSGLLTFADTTRNAPSSAGVPADVTRHTMVLEYNNVEQLEQAFAKHAGEIAAVIVEPVAGNMNLVRATDAFLQAMRELCTRDGAVLLFDEVMTGFRVALGGAQAHYGIRPDMTCLGKVIGGGMPAAAFGGRRDIMASLAPLGGVYQAGTLSGNPLAVAAGLTTLKLIQAPGFHDRLAAQTRKLADGLAEAARAAGVPFAADAVGGMFGLYFRDGVPGSFAEVTQSDTARFNRFFHAMLDHGVYLAPSAFEAGFVSAQHDDAILDATFDAARKAFAAC from the coding sequence ATGTCCCGTAATCAGCAGCTTTTCGACCGCGCCCAGCAGACCATTCCCGGGGGCGTCAATTCGCCCGTGCGCGCCTTCCGTTCGGTGGGCGGCACGCCGCGCTTCATCACGCGCGCCGAGGGCGCATATATGTGGGACGCGGACGGCCAGCGCTATATCGACTACATCGGCTCGTGGGGCCCGATGATCGTCGGCCACGCGCATCCGGAGGTGGTGCGCGCGGTCCAGGACACCGCCGCGCACAGCTTCTCGTTCGGCGCCCCGACCGAGGCCGAGATCACCATGGCCGAGGAAATCTGCAAGCTGGTGCCGTCGATCGAGCAGGTGCGCCTGGTCTCCTCCGGCACCGAAGCCACCATGAGCGCGCTGCGCCTGGCGCGCGGCTTTACCGGCCGCGACCTGATCATCAAGTTCGAAGGCTGCTACCACGGCCACGCCGACAGCCTGCTGGTCAAGGCCGGCTCGGGCCTGCTGACCTTTGCCGACACCACCCGCAACGCGCCGTCGTCGGCCGGCGTGCCGGCCGACGTGACGCGCCACACCATGGTGCTGGAGTACAACAACGTCGAGCAGCTGGAGCAGGCCTTCGCCAAGCATGCCGGCGAGATCGCCGCGGTGATCGTCGAGCCGGTGGCCGGCAACATGAACCTGGTGCGCGCCACCGACGCCTTCCTGCAGGCGATGCGCGAACTGTGCACGCGCGACGGCGCGGTGCTGCTCTTCGACGAAGTCATGACCGGCTTCCGCGTGGCGCTGGGCGGCGCGCAGGCGCACTACGGCATCCGCCCCGACATGACCTGCCTGGGCAAGGTCATTGGCGGCGGCATGCCGGCGGCGGCCTTCGGCGGACGGCGCGACATCATGGCCAGCCTGGCGCCGCTGGGCGGCGTGTACCAGGCCGGCACGCTGTCCGGCAACCCGCTGGCGGTGGCGGCGGGCCTGACCACGCTCAAGCTGATCCAGGCGCCCGGCTTCCATGACCGCCTGGCCGCGCAGACGCGCAAGCTGGCCGACGGCCTGGCCGAAGCCGCCCGGGCGGCCGGCGTGCCGTTCGCCGCGGATGCGGTCGGCGGCATGTTCGGGCTCTATTTCCGCGACGGCGTGCCCGGCAGCTTCGCCGAAGTCACCCAGAGCGACACCGCCCGCTTCAACCGCTTCTTCCACGCCATGCTGGACCACGGCGTCTACCTGGCGCCTTCGGCCTTCGAAGCCGGCTTCGTCTCCGCGCAGCACGACGACGCCATCCTCGACGCCACCTTCGACGCCGCGCGCAAGGCTTTCGCGGCCTGCTGA
- a CDS encoding rubredoxin, whose amino-acid sequence MEYKTWMCLICGWIYDEAAGAPEDGIAPGTRWEDVPINWTCPECGARKEDFEMVAI is encoded by the coding sequence ATGGAATACAAGACTTGGATGTGCCTGATCTGCGGCTGGATCTACGACGAAGCCGCAGGCGCGCCGGAAGACGGCATCGCCCCCGGCACCCGCTGGGAAGACGTGCCGATCAACTGGACCTGCCCGGAATGCGGCGCGCGCAAGGAAGATTTCGAGATGGTCGCGATCTGA